TCCTGCCGAATGGCTCACGCCCAGCACGCCGGACCAACTCGAAGAGCTGGCCGAGCAAGGTCACACAGCCGTCCTCGTGGTCCCAGTTGCCTTTGTGACAGACCACATCGAGACGGCGTTCGAGCTAGACATCGAGGTGCGCGAGGAGGCGGAGGAGTTCGGCATCGAACACTATGAGGTGACGCGCGGCCTGAACGCCCACCCGCTCTTCATCGAAGCGCTCGCCGAATCCGTGGCTGCGCAGGTTACGGCCCCGAACCCCTCTGGCGACGGCGCACCTGTGGCACTGCCGAAGCCGATCCCGCAGCTGCCGCGCTTCAAGCAGGCGTGCAGGACCGTTCGGTGCCACCAGTGCCGCTGTATCACCGAAGCGCACGACTGGTCGGCGCAGGCGGATACGGACGAGGTGACGGTGCGCAGCACCGAGAACGCGTAGGGCGAGGACGGTCCATGTCTGGCCTGACCGACCACCTGCTTCGGACGCTCGCTGCGGTACCACCAGGAAGTCGCATCCTCGACCTGGAATGTGGGGACGGCGCCGTATCGCAGGCACTCGCCGCGCTCGGATTCGACGTACACGCCACGATGAGCGACACGGAAACGGCCGTGCGAGCTCAGCAAGCCGTCGCGAGAACCCACCCAGCGCTCGGCAACCGTGTAATCACGGCTAGCCCCCGCGCTCTTGGCTACCCCGACAGCTTCTTCGACTGGGTGGTTGCGCTCGGCAGCTACGATGGCATCAAAGCGAATCGGCTGAGCGATGCGCTTGCTGAGACGCGGCGCGTGCTCAAGCCAGGCGGCTGGGTCATCATCGCCGTGCGCGACGGCGCGGACATCTCGCCAGCGTGGCTCTCCTATCGCATGCAGGACGCAGACTTCGCAGTCGCTGAGCCGCCAAAGCGGGACCTGGACGACGAAGGACCTGTCGTCCGAGGCATCTTCCGCAAAGTCGAGCGCGACGTGATCGGCTGATCCGGGACTGGCAGACGAAGAATTGAGAAGGCGAGGGCGGAGGGCCGTATTGCCGAAACGCCGTCCGGGTTCGGGCGTGAGCCAGGGGCTTCATTCACTTCAGCAGG
The Bacteroidota bacterium DNA segment above includes these coding regions:
- a CDS encoding class I SAM-dependent methyltransferase, translated to MSGLTDHLLRTLAAVPPGSRILDLECGDGAVSQALAALGFDVHATMSDTETAVRAQQAVARTHPALGNRVITASPRALGYPDSFFDWVVALGSYDGIKANRLSDALAETRRVLKPGGWVIIAVRDGADISPAWLSYRMQDADFAVAEPPKRDLDDEGPVVRGIFRKVERDVIG